In the genome of Microtus ochrogaster isolate Prairie Vole_2 chromosome 14 unlocalized genomic scaffold, MicOch1.0 chr14_random_1, whole genome shotgun sequence, the window AGTAAGTTCAGCTTATGGAATATATCTTTTAGCCTCTGATATCcttgaagaaacaggaaaggattGGGGGACCGTAAAACCAGATATACACAGGGGAGGGGGGTAGATCTCTCTCAGAAATAAAAGTACCGACCTGGTTCTGGTTGAGATTGAGTTCGATGGCCTGTAGCTCCCCTACTGTGTCGGGTATACTCTGAATCTGGTTTTTAGAGAGATCTACTACATCCAGATGCCGCAGGCTGCAAAGTTGGGGTGGTAGTGCTCCCAGCTGGTTCCCAGAGAGGCTCAGGGTCTTCAGGGCAGAAAGCTGCCCAAAGGTGGACGGTAGCTCTCTCAGGTGATTGCTGTTTAGACTTAGAGTCTCTAGTTTTTTCAGATTACATAATTCATCGGGTAGAACAGCTggtaaagaaattttttttttaagaatctggTAGAACTAATGAAGTTTATAAAAAGACAGTGCagtctgcttcattttgtttttgtttctatttttgagacagggtctcattaagttgtctaggctggccttgaaattatgatccttctgcctcagcctcttgattAGCTGGGATCATAAGGCCTAAATCACCAGGCCCCACTTCTTACATAGAATTCTCATGTCACGTTTAGGTATCGCATTTTACCAACAGTGTTCAGAAGATTAAGGAGCCATTAAATGCAGAAAAGCATTTATGGGTATAGTAGTTTCGTTTTGTAATGGGGCCTCGGTATATTCTAACAATCTAGGGAGGTTTGGAAGATCCTTCCATTCCACCTCCCCGCCCTCAATTAGATAACTCTGTTTACACCTTATCCCATAAGTCTTCTGAGTCCAAATTAACCTAGTAGTAATGATTATGCTACCCAAGGAGGCGTGTAGATTTAATTGCAATAGGCAGAAAGCTTCAATACTCTTAACATTCTGCATCTCCTGAGCTGATTTCGTAACAAAATCAGCTTGTAAGAGGAAAAACACCCTTCATAACTGCTGCTCACTAGCAAAAGCTAGCCAGCACAAAAGCCATActcagtttgttgttgttgagggaGAGGCTCTTCAGCAGAGCGAACTTTCCTATAAGCAAAGGCGGCAGGCTGTCGATCTTGTTGTTGGACAAATCGATGGTCCTTAGATTGCTTGTCAGCTTCTGCAACTCTGAGGGGAACTGAAGACAGGAGTTCATAGCGTGGAAAATCCCGCACCAATAAACTTGGCCACCCGGCCATCCCTCTCCCTTTTAGTTTCTCGGTCGGGTCCCCTCTCATCTCACCTCGGTCAGACCACGGTCTTTAAGCTGAAAGACACCGGTTTTCTGCGCTGTTTCCACATGAGCGCGGAGGGCACTGTTTCCCATCCTAGCGCCGCGGCTCAGTTCCCTGCGGGAAAGAAGCGTAGCTGTCACCGCCCAGTCTACACTTAGAGCCACCCGGTAAACCTCCCGTTTGGGTCTCCTGTCCCAGTTGTCACCTTCTGCCTATCCCTACTTCCTAGGGGGCAGCCAAAGAGTGTGGCAAGGAGAAAGCAGGCTGGTAGACAGCGCTACCACAAGGTCCTGCTGCTTTGGAAGCCGAGCTAAGGCCGGGGAGCCTCCGGCAGCCGCTGCCGGATCAGGGGGCTCGAGACTCGCCTCCTACGGCACCGTGCAGATAAGGCTCCGCCAGGGAACACCCGGGACCCGCGCTCGCCTGAGACGCGCTCCCAGGGCTTCCGCCCGGGCGGGAACGCCCTGTGACATCATCAAGCCGCGCGATCGTTCGTTGTGTGCCTCTCACTCCCCGCGCCAGTTCCAGAAGTGTGGAGGAGCCATGGCTGCCGCGAACCCGTGGGACCCGGCGTCCGCGCCGAGTGCGGCTGGGCTACTGCTGAACCACTGGGTGGCTTCGGGGATGGTCACTGAGGTACGCCGGGGCCCGCGACGGCGTCATCAAGGGGGCGACAGAATTCCGCTGTGATGTGAGGTGGTGGTCGTGGCTGCGCGGGGCGGGAGTCGTCCTCCAGTTGAGGGCTGTGTTGAATACCCGGCCGGTATCGTTCCTTGGAGACTATGGCCGTGACCATTCTCCCGTGGGTTCTTTAAGTGTGAGGGACCTAGCAGATGCGTTCCCAGTACTCTGTGGTTTTGAGTGTTTGCAGGTTATCCCGGGCTACTTGTCGGAGATGGAACAGcgctctgcatttttcttttttaaaaattccactgATACTGCTTCCACTAGACCAGAgattctcaacctccctaaagctgcaaacctttaatacagtccttCATGTTGCGGTAACCCcgaccataa includes:
- the Lrrc57 gene encoding leucine-rich repeat-containing protein 57 isoform X3, whose protein sequence is MMSQGVPARAEALGARLRRARVPGVPWRSLICTVPELSRGARMGNSALRAHVETAQKTGVFQLKDRGLTEFPSELQKLTSNLRTIDLSNNKIDSLPPLLIGKFALLKSLSLNNNKLTVLPDELCNLKKLETLSLNSNHLRELPSTFGQLSALKTLSLSGNQLGALPPQLCSLRHLDVVDLSKNQIQSIPDTVGELQAIELNLNQNQISQISVRISCCPRLKVLRLEENCLELSMLPQSILSDSQICLLAVEGNLFEIKKLRELEGYDKYMERFTATKKKFA
- the Lrrc57 gene encoding leucine-rich repeat-containing protein 57 isoform X1, whose product is MMSQGVPARAEALGARLRELSRGARMGNSALRAHVETAQKTGVFQLKDRGLTEFPSELQKLTSNLRTIDLSNNKIDSLPPLLIGKFALLKSLSLNNNKLTVLPDELCNLKKLETLSLNSNHLRELPSTFGQLSALKTLSLSGNQLGALPPQLCSLRHLDVVDLSKNQIQSIPDTVGELQAIELNLNQNQISQISVRISCCPRLKVLRLEENCLELSMLPQSILSDSQICLLAVEGNLFEIKKLRELEGYDKYMERFTATKKKFA
- the Lrrc57 gene encoding leucine-rich repeat-containing protein 57 isoform X2, with product MGNSALRAHVETAQKTGVFQLKDRGLTEFPSELQKLTSNLRTIDLSNNKIDSLPPLLIGKFALLKSLSLNNNKLTVLPDELCNLKKLETLSLNSNHLRELPSTFGQLSALKTLSLSGNQLGALPPQLCSLRHLDVVDLSKNQIQSIPDTVGELQAIELNLNQNQISQISVRISCCPRLKVLRLEENCLELSMLPQSILSDSQICLLAVEGNLFEIKKLRELEGYDKYMERFTATKKKFA